The following proteins come from a genomic window of Streptomyces sp. Sge12:
- a CDS encoding aminoglycoside phosphotransferase family protein, whose translation MSSPQGVRVPASLVASYTRNGGEAERAWIARLPALVAELLGRWELERDGGIGSGEASLVVPVRRTDGSCAALKLQMPREETTAALIGLRAWNGDGIVRLLDHDPESGAVLLERLDGARTLACVEDDDLAMRILAGLMARLHSVPAPEGLRNLGDIARDMLASVPAAGAALPDPVDRRRLHGWASAVTELVGDPGDRMLHWDLHYGNVLAAEREPWLAIDPEPLIGDPGFDLWPALDTGWEELHATGDAPRIVRRRFDLLTEALGLDRRRAAGWTLARLLQNTLWDIEDGRTAIDPSQTAVADALPRF comes from the coding sequence ATGAGTTCGCCGCAGGGCGTCCGCGTCCCTGCCTCCCTGGTCGCGTCGTACACGAGGAACGGCGGCGAAGCAGAACGGGCCTGGATCGCCCGGCTGCCCGCCCTGGTGGCGGAGCTGCTCGGCCGGTGGGAACTGGAGCGCGACGGCGGCATCGGCTCCGGTGAGGCCTCGCTGGTGGTGCCGGTGCGGCGCACGGACGGCAGCTGCGCCGCGCTCAAACTCCAGATGCCCCGCGAGGAGACGACCGCCGCGCTGATCGGGCTGCGGGCATGGAACGGCGACGGCATCGTGCGGCTCCTCGACCACGACCCGGAGAGCGGCGCCGTGCTGCTGGAGCGCCTGGACGGCGCACGCACCCTGGCCTGCGTCGAGGACGACGACCTGGCCATGCGCATCCTGGCCGGGCTCATGGCCCGGCTGCACTCCGTCCCGGCGCCCGAGGGCCTGCGCAACCTCGGTGACATCGCCCGGGACATGCTGGCGTCCGTGCCGGCGGCCGGCGCCGCTCTGCCGGACCCCGTGGACCGTCGGCGGCTGCACGGCTGGGCCTCGGCGGTCACCGAGCTGGTCGGCGATCCCGGCGACCGGATGCTGCACTGGGACCTGCACTACGGCAACGTGCTCGCCGCCGAGCGCGAGCCGTGGCTCGCCATCGACCCCGAACCCCTGATCGGCGACCCGGGCTTCGACCTGTGGCCGGCGCTGGACACCGGCTGGGAGGAACTGCACGCCACCGGCGATGCTCCCCGCATCGTGCGGCGCCGCTTCGACCTGCTGACCGAGGCGCTCGGGCTGGACCGCCGACGCGCGGCCGGCTGGACCTTGGCCCGGCTGCTGCAGAACACGCTGTGGGACATCGAGGACGGCCGGACCGCCATCGACCCCTCCCAGACGGCCGTGGCCGACGCGCTGCCCCGCTTCTGA
- a CDS encoding LysR family transcriptional regulator has product MQLELRHLQAVCRIAEAGSLGGAARRLGVSQPALSAQLRRIERVTGGELFFRGRSGVEPTALGQFVLAKARRVLSEMDALGAEARAIAAGSPLRLGCIMLVLLDGLLAQTDLSMSGREIAVDLEDSVTVLARMLGAGRYDAIVYGEVNDHEVPLPEGTLARTLIPKEPFCIRLSARHPLADLDRIELADLAGESWMTLVEDDDGGPEALVTACAKAGFSPSLRYRITDRKMQHDLIAAGRAVALTQPTAPPGEGTVMRPLVGTPIMGRIRLAWSRAALSAGQAELLYRAAARAYLANVDNNPFHKEWWDAHPEVHPALD; this is encoded by the coding sequence ATGCAGCTGGAGTTGAGGCATCTGCAAGCCGTCTGCCGGATTGCGGAGGCGGGCAGCCTGGGGGGTGCGGCGCGGCGGCTCGGGGTGTCCCAGCCCGCACTCTCCGCCCAGCTGCGCCGCATCGAACGGGTCACCGGGGGCGAGCTGTTCTTCCGCGGCCGCAGCGGCGTGGAACCCACGGCGCTCGGCCAGTTCGTGCTGGCCAAGGCCCGTCGCGTGCTCAGCGAGATGGACGCGCTGGGCGCGGAGGCGCGCGCCATAGCGGCCGGCAGTCCGCTGCGGCTGGGCTGCATCATGCTCGTGCTGCTCGACGGCCTCCTCGCCCAGACCGACCTGTCCATGTCGGGCCGGGAGATCGCCGTCGACCTGGAGGACTCCGTCACCGTGCTGGCGCGGATGCTCGGCGCCGGGCGCTACGACGCCATCGTGTACGGGGAGGTCAACGACCACGAGGTCCCGCTGCCGGAAGGAACGCTGGCCCGGACCCTGATCCCCAAGGAACCGTTCTGCATCCGGCTGTCCGCGCGGCACCCCCTCGCGGACCTGGACCGGATAGAACTGGCCGACCTGGCCGGGGAGTCGTGGATGACCCTGGTCGAGGACGACGACGGCGGCCCCGAGGCCCTCGTCACCGCCTGCGCGAAGGCCGGATTCAGCCCCTCACTGCGCTACCGGATCACCGACCGCAAGATGCAGCACGACCTGATCGCAGCGGGCCGCGCGGTCGCGCTCACCCAGCCGACGGCCCCGCCGGGGGAGGGGACGGTGATGCGCCCGCTCGTCGGCACCCCCATCATGGGCCGCATCCGGCTCGCCTGGAGCCGTGCGGCGCTCTCCGCCGGGCAGGCGGAACTGCTGTACCGGGCCGCGGCCCGCGCCTACCTGGCCAACGTGGACAACAACCCCTTCCACAAGGAGTGGTGGGACGCCCACCCGGAGGTGCACCCGGCCCTGGACTGA
- a CDS encoding M28 family peptidase → MALTASLAGALAGTASAAQQAQPSPSQKDTPAARAVAAADRAVDSGLDSLVNSAQEQYERRLVTPWVKDLYSVSYERSYRGLPVVGGDAVVLADGSGKVRALQSASSVRIDVSTRASVSAKDAESTSRARLVSVDKVESSRLVVRLKDDKPVLAWETVLSGRTKTAPSRLHVFVDARTGAFVDSYDEVVAGTGNSKWNGPGPVSIDTTNSGSTYTLRDPNRTGLSCADYSTGTVFTKSSDSWGTGNPTSKETGCVDLMFAAQKQWDMLSQWLGRNGVSGNGRSFPAKVGLSDLNAYWDGSSVTIGRNSANEWIAGIDVVAHEYGHAIDSNTPGGTSGQESGLGEATGDIFGALTEAFANEPAPYDTPDYTVGEVINLQGRGPIRNMYNPPAVNNDPACYSSAIPGTEVHAAAGPLNHWFYLLAEGTSPGGGKPNSSTCNGSTLTGVGVQNAGKIFYGGMLLKTSSMSYKKYRTATLSSAKSLDATCDLFNKTKAAWDGISVPAQSADPTCTPSGQNNDFSMSLNPSSGTVQQGGSVTTTVGTAVTTGNAQSVTLTASGLPAGVSASFNPATVQSGQSSVLTLTATANAAPGASTVVVKGQGTTLSHTVDYALNVGGTQPGNDPPDIDVANVQAHLAQFGTIASQNGGHRRAGSAGYTQSLAYVKGKLQAAGYTVTEQNCSSCTYPSNNLIADWPGGPADQTVMFGAHLDGVSAGPGINDNGSGSATLLENALVLAQKNPTMTKHVRFAWWTDEEQGLNGSRFYVNQLTSAQRSAIKGYYNFDMVGSTNGGYFINNVNSTTAAPLKAYWTSLNLAPEENTEGQGRSDDYSFQQAGIPTSGYAAGASARKTSAQAAKWGGTANAAYDPCYHSSCDTTNNINATVLNRSADGVAYAVWKQAVGGETPAQDFSIGVSPSAGSAAPGGSASATVNTSTVSGAAQTVALSVSGAPAGVTATLSPTSVQSGSSSALSVQVGASTAPGTYTLTITGSGTVSHTTTYTLTVTGGGTCTPRQLVVNGGFENGATPWSATAGVITNQSGQTPHGGSYKAWLNGYGSTHTDSASQTLAVPSGCSTYRLGFFLHIDTDETENVVYDRFTVSVGGQTLETLSNLNANSGYAEKSYDLSQFAGQSVTLKFSGTEDQSLQTSFVVDDVTLQVS, encoded by the coding sequence ATGGCGCTGACCGCGAGCCTCGCCGGCGCCCTCGCCGGGACGGCATCGGCGGCGCAGCAGGCGCAGCCCTCCCCGTCCCAGAAGGACACACCGGCCGCACGCGCGGTCGCGGCCGCCGACCGGGCCGTCGACAGCGGTCTCGACTCCCTGGTCAACTCCGCCCAGGAACAGTACGAACGACGCCTCGTCACCCCCTGGGTGAAGGACCTGTATTCCGTCTCGTACGAGCGCAGCTACCGCGGCCTGCCGGTCGTCGGCGGCGACGCGGTCGTCCTCGCGGACGGCAGCGGCAAGGTGCGTGCGCTCCAGTCCGCCTCCTCCGTGCGCATCGACGTGTCCACCAGGGCGTCGGTCTCCGCGAAGGACGCCGAGTCCACCTCGCGGGCCAGGCTGGTCTCGGTCGACAAGGTCGAGAGCAGCCGGCTCGTCGTCCGCCTCAAGGACGACAAGCCGGTACTGGCGTGGGAGACCGTGCTGAGCGGCCGTACGAAGACCGCGCCCAGCAGGCTGCACGTCTTCGTGGACGCGCGGACCGGCGCCTTCGTCGACAGCTACGACGAGGTGGTCGCGGGCACCGGCAACAGCAAGTGGAACGGGCCGGGTCCCGTCAGCATCGACACCACCAACTCGGGCTCCACGTACACGCTGCGCGACCCGAACCGGACCGGCCTGAGCTGTGCGGACTACAGCACGGGCACGGTCTTCACGAAGTCCTCCGACTCCTGGGGCACCGGCAACCCCACGAGCAAGGAGACCGGCTGCGTGGACCTGATGTTCGCCGCGCAGAAGCAGTGGGACATGCTCTCGCAGTGGCTGGGCCGCAACGGTGTCAGCGGCAACGGGCGCAGCTTCCCGGCCAAGGTGGGCCTGAGCGATCTCAACGCCTACTGGGACGGCAGCTCGGTCACCATCGGGCGCAACAGCGCCAACGAGTGGATCGCCGGCATCGACGTGGTGGCCCACGAGTACGGGCACGCCATCGACTCCAACACACCGGGCGGCACCAGCGGCCAGGAGTCGGGGCTCGGCGAGGCCACCGGTGACATCTTCGGGGCTCTGACCGAGGCCTTCGCCAACGAGCCGGCCCCGTACGACACTCCGGACTACACGGTCGGCGAGGTCATCAACCTCCAGGGCCGGGGGCCGATCCGCAACATGTACAACCCGCCGGCCGTGAACAACGACCCGGCCTGCTACAGCTCCGCGATACCCGGCACCGAGGTGCACGCGGCGGCCGGGCCGCTGAACCACTGGTTCTACCTGCTGGCCGAGGGCACCAGCCCGGGCGGCGGGAAGCCCAACAGCAGCACCTGCAACGGGAGCACGCTGACCGGTGTGGGCGTACAGAACGCCGGCAAGATCTTCTACGGCGGCATGCTGCTCAAGACCAGCAGCATGTCCTACAAGAAGTACCGTACGGCGACGCTGAGTTCCGCCAAGTCACTGGACGCCACCTGCGACCTCTTCAACAAGACCAAGGCCGCCTGGGACGGCATCAGCGTGCCCGCCCAGTCCGCCGACCCGACCTGCACCCCGAGCGGTCAGAACAACGACTTCTCGATGTCGCTGAACCCGTCGTCGGGCACCGTCCAGCAGGGCGGTTCGGTCACCACCACGGTCGGTACCGCGGTCACCACCGGTAACGCCCAGTCGGTGACGCTGACCGCGTCCGGTCTGCCGGCCGGTGTGAGCGCCTCCTTCAACCCGGCCACCGTGCAGTCCGGCCAGTCCTCGGTGCTGACCCTGACCGCCACCGCCAACGCGGCGCCCGGCGCGTCCACCGTCGTCGTCAAGGGCCAGGGCACGACCCTCTCCCACACGGTCGACTACGCACTGAACGTCGGCGGAACCCAGCCCGGCAACGACCCGCCGGACATCGACGTCGCCAACGTGCAGGCGCACCTGGCCCAGTTCGGCACCATCGCGAGCCAGAACGGCGGCCACCGCCGTGCGGGCAGCGCCGGCTACACGCAGTCGCTGGCCTATGTGAAGGGCAAGCTGCAGGCGGCCGGTTACACCGTCACCGAGCAGAACTGCTCCTCCTGCACCTACCCGTCGAACAACCTGATCGCCGACTGGCCGGGCGGTCCCGCCGACCAGACCGTGATGTTCGGCGCCCACCTCGACGGCGTCTCGGCCGGCCCCGGCATCAACGACAACGGCTCGGGCTCCGCGACCCTGCTGGAGAACGCCCTCGTCCTCGCCCAGAAGAACCCGACGATGACCAAGCACGTGCGCTTCGCCTGGTGGACCGACGAGGAGCAGGGCCTCAACGGCTCCCGTTTCTACGTCAACCAGCTGACCAGCGCGCAGCGCAGCGCCATCAAGGGCTACTACAACTTCGACATGGTCGGCTCCACCAACGGCGGCTACTTCATCAACAACGTCAACTCCACCACCGCCGCCCCGCTCAAGGCGTACTGGACCTCGCTGAACCTGGCGCCCGAGGAGAACACGGAGGGCCAGGGCCGCAGCGACGACTACTCCTTCCAGCAGGCGGGCATCCCCACGTCCGGCTACGCGGCCGGCGCGAGCGCCCGCAAGACCTCGGCGCAGGCCGCCAAGTGGGGCGGCACCGCCAATGCCGCCTACGACCCCTGCTACCACAGCTCCTGCGACACGACGAACAACATCAACGCCACGGTGCTCAACCGCAGCGCCGACGGTGTCGCCTACGCCGTCTGGAAGCAGGCCGTCGGCGGTGAGACGCCCGCGCAGGACTTCTCCATCGGCGTCAGCCCGTCCGCGGGCAGCGCGGCCCCCGGCGGTTCCGCCTCCGCCACGGTGAACACCTCGACCGTGAGCGGCGCCGCCCAGACCGTCGCCCTCTCCGTCTCCGGCGCGCCGGCCGGGGTGACCGCGACGCTCAGCCCGACGTCGGTCCAGTCCGGCAGCTCCTCGGCGCTGTCCGTCCAGGTCGGTGCGAGCACCGCGCCCGGCACCTACACCCTGACGATCACCGGCTCCGGCACCGTCAGCCACACCACCACCTACACGCTCACCGTCACCGGCGGCGGCACGTGCACCCCGCGCCAGCTGGTGGTCAACGGCGGCTTCGAGAACGGCGCCACCCCGTGGAGCGCGACCGCGGGCGTCATCACCAACCAGTCCGGCCAGACCCCGCACGGCGGCAGCTACAAGGCCTGGCTGAACGGTTACGGGTCCACCCACACGGACAGCGCCTCCCAGACGCTGGCCGTCCCGTCGGGCTGCTCCACGTACCGGCTCGGCTTCTTCCTCCACATCGACACGGACGAGACCGAGAACGTCGTCTACGACCGCTTCACCGTCTCGGTGGGCGGCCAGACGCTGGAGACCCTGTCCAACCTGAACGCGAACTCCGGCTACGCGGAGAAGTCCTACGACCTCTCGCAGTTCGCCGGTCAGAGCGTCACCCTGAAGTTCAGCGGCACGGAGGACCAGTCCCTCCAGACCTCCTTCGTCGTGGACGACGTCACCCTCCAGGTGAGCTGA
- a CDS encoding serine hydrolase domain-containing protein, whose product MAKSVPQSMSSRTAVQKALDRAVSGGEGGGLPGAAAEVLDLRGRWFGAAGVADTTTGRERLPEEEFRIGSTTKTFTAALVLQLAAEGVLTLDDTVEQWLPGLLRGNGNDPDRITLRHLLSMTGGVFNYAVDEKLASQHYGAAFLEHRYDRYRPEQLVEVAQSHAPDFAPGEGWTYSNTGYILAGLVIEKATGRSFADQVEERIARPLALGGTYVPGDDEHALRGPHTRLYSKNNLPDADAEIHDVTELNTTFAWAAGGMVSTTRDLNRFFGELLGGRLLPPAEQREMFAVRPTPEGK is encoded by the coding sequence ATGGCCAAGTCCGTTCCCCAGAGCATGAGTTCGCGTACGGCCGTGCAGAAGGCCCTGGACCGGGCGGTGAGCGGGGGAGAGGGCGGCGGGCTCCCCGGCGCCGCAGCCGAGGTCCTGGACCTCCGGGGGCGGTGGTTCGGCGCCGCGGGGGTGGCCGACACCACGACCGGCCGGGAGCGGCTGCCGGAGGAGGAGTTCCGGATCGGCAGCACCACCAAGACGTTCACGGCCGCCCTCGTACTCCAGCTGGCGGCCGAGGGCGTGCTCACGCTGGACGACACCGTCGAGCAGTGGTTACCCGGACTGCTCCGGGGCAACGGCAACGACCCGGACCGGATCACCCTGCGGCACCTGCTGAGCATGACCGGCGGCGTCTTCAACTACGCCGTGGACGAGAAGCTCGCGTCCCAGCACTACGGAGCCGCCTTCCTGGAGCACCGCTACGACCGCTACCGCCCCGAGCAACTGGTGGAGGTCGCACAGTCGCACGCCCCGGACTTCGCGCCGGGCGAGGGCTGGACCTACAGCAACACCGGCTACATCCTGGCCGGACTCGTCATCGAGAAGGCGACCGGCAGGAGCTTCGCCGACCAGGTCGAGGAGCGCATCGCCCGCCCCCTCGCGTTGGGCGGAACGTATGTGCCGGGCGACGACGAGCACGCCCTGCGCGGCCCGCACACCCGTCTGTACAGCAAGAACAACCTGCCCGATGCCGATGCCGAGATCCATGACGTGACCGAGCTGAACACCACCTTCGCCTGGGCGGCCGGCGGCATGGTCTCGACCACCCGGGACCTCAACCGGTTCTTCGGCGAGCTGCTCGGCGGCCGGCTGCTGCCGCCCGCCGAGCAGCGCGAGATGTTCGCCGTCCGCCCCACTCCCGAGGGCAAGTAA
- a CDS encoding response regulator produces the protein MSGDTPSRILLVAKETTLRGLLERLLVARGFVVVDGGGGRETVSLLGSAGPIDLVICERTGPGLDEVALFEEIRRDPDHGRVPILALPPADPECTVRALEAGVSDCLAKPFHPAEFMARVERLARPTTA, from the coding sequence ATGAGCGGCGACACCCCGAGCAGGATCCTCCTCGTGGCGAAGGAGACCACCCTGCGGGGCCTGCTGGAGCGCCTTCTGGTGGCCCGGGGGTTCGTCGTGGTCGACGGCGGGGGCGGGCGGGAGACCGTCTCGCTGCTGGGCAGCGCCGGCCCGATCGACCTGGTGATCTGCGAGCGCACCGGGCCGGGCCTGGACGAGGTGGCGCTGTTCGAGGAGATCCGGCGGGACCCCGATCACGGGCGGGTGCCGATCCTCGCGCTGCCGCCCGCGGATCCTGAGTGCACGGTGCGCGCCCTGGAGGCCGGTGTGAGCGACTGCCTGGCGAAGCCGTTCCATCCCGCCGAGTTCATGGCGCGCGTCGAGCGACTGGCCCGTCCTACCACGGCCTGA
- a CDS encoding DUF4360 domain-containing protein, with translation MSGGFLVSGAIGALLTATLPTHTTPSTIVDPPPDRIVIEVATVNGSGCPKDTAEVAVSQDNTAFTVTYSQYLAQVGGGAPPTAARKNCQLSLIVHVPHGFTYAVASADYRGYASLAPGAKATEKASYYFQGSPDTAARTHNFNGPQEDNWQATDVTDWAQLVWAPCGVQRNFNINTELRVTRGTSSPSSTSYMTMDSTDGSINTIYHLAWKECPGK, from the coding sequence ATGTCCGGTGGATTCCTCGTGAGCGGCGCGATCGGCGCGCTGCTCACCGCCACCCTCCCCACGCACACCACCCCCTCCACCATCGTGGACCCGCCGCCCGACCGCATCGTCATCGAAGTCGCGACGGTCAACGGATCCGGGTGTCCCAAGGACACCGCGGAGGTCGCCGTGTCCCAGGACAACACCGCCTTCACCGTGACCTACAGCCAGTACCTCGCACAGGTCGGCGGCGGCGCCCCGCCCACCGCGGCGCGCAAGAACTGCCAGCTCAGCCTGATCGTGCACGTGCCCCACGGCTTCACCTACGCGGTCGCCAGCGCGGACTACCGCGGCTACGCCTCGCTCGCGCCCGGCGCGAAGGCCACCGAGAAGGCCTCGTACTACTTCCAGGGCTCGCCCGACACCGCCGCACGCACCCACAACTTCAACGGGCCGCAGGAGGACAACTGGCAGGCCACCGACGTGACCGACTGGGCGCAACTGGTCTGGGCGCCGTGCGGGGTGCAGCGGAACTTCAACATCAACACCGAGCTGCGCGTCACCAGAGGCACCTCGTCCCCCTCGTCCACCAGCTACATGACGATGGACTCCACCGACGGCAGCATCAACACGATCTATCACCTGGCCTGGAAGGAGTGCCCCGGCAAGTGA
- the cynR gene encoding transcriptional regulator CynR, which translates to MALELRHLRYLIAVAEHGSFTRAAEELRISQPTLSQQVKQLERTVGVQLLDRTGRAVRLTDAGATYVHYARGALRDLAAAERAVLDLADLSRGHLRLALTPTFTAYLVGPLVAGLHSAHPGITLEVREMPQDRIEAGLLADDHDLGLAFEGPHLPGIAATALFTEALALVTAVDADPGPLPVRDLAMRRLALLSGDFATREHVDGYLAAHGVRPHIAVEANSVHALTEIVRRTPLATVLPDAVTHDHPYLRPVPLDPALPSRTVTLLRRESAYESAAARAFTELTARLVRERGYRPPLRGHAQGEAAGADHLPGHSFQAR; encoded by the coding sequence ATGGCCCTGGAACTGCGTCATCTGCGCTATCTGATCGCCGTCGCCGAACACGGCAGCTTCACCCGCGCCGCCGAAGAGCTGCGGATCTCCCAGCCCACCCTGTCGCAGCAGGTGAAGCAGCTCGAACGCACCGTCGGCGTCCAGCTGTTGGACCGTACCGGCCGCGCCGTGCGGCTCACCGACGCCGGCGCGACGTACGTCCACTACGCGCGCGGCGCCCTACGGGACCTGGCCGCCGCCGAGCGCGCCGTGCTGGACCTGGCCGATCTCTCCCGCGGCCATCTGCGCCTCGCGCTGACCCCCACCTTCACCGCGTACCTCGTCGGCCCGCTCGTCGCGGGGCTGCACAGCGCGCATCCCGGCATCACCCTGGAGGTCCGGGAGATGCCGCAGGACCGGATCGAAGCCGGTCTGCTCGCCGACGACCACGACCTCGGCCTCGCCTTCGAGGGGCCGCACCTGCCGGGGATCGCGGCGACCGCGCTGTTCACCGAGGCCCTCGCCCTGGTCACCGCCGTGGACGCGGATCCCGGCCCGCTGCCCGTACGTGACCTCGCGATGCGCCGACTCGCCCTGCTCAGCGGGGACTTCGCCACCCGCGAGCACGTCGACGGCTATCTCGCCGCCCACGGCGTGAGGCCGCACATCGCGGTCGAGGCCAATTCCGTGCACGCCCTCACCGAGATCGTCCGGCGCACCCCACTGGCCACCGTGCTGCCGGACGCCGTTACGCACGACCACCCGTACCTGCGGCCCGTACCGCTGGACCCGGCCCTCCCGTCCCGAACGGTCACGCTGCTGCGCCGGGAGAGCGCGTACGAGAGCGCCGCGGCCCGTGCCTTCACCGAGCTCACCGCCCGCCTGGTCCGGGAGCGCGGGTACCGCCCCCCGCTGCGCGGGCACGCGCAGGGGGAGGCGGCCGGGGCGGATCACTTGCCGGGGCACTCCTTCCAGGCCAGGTGA
- a CDS encoding carbonic anhydrase — MQTMQTLPGRHDLADRVARFQREVFPAKAELFDRLAEVHRPSTLFIGCSDARVVPELITQSEPGELFVVRTAGNLVPAHAPGVDGVAASIEYAVAVLGITDIVVCGHSGCGAMTALAEGADLSGAASVAGWLRHADASVARTAGGAGPERLSALVRENVRAQLANLATHPSVARARAAGTLTLHGWVYDIRSGGVTEVGPTAAA; from the coding sequence ATGCAGACCATGCAGACCTTGCCCGGACGGCACGATCTCGCGGACCGCGTCGCACGTTTCCAGCGCGAGGTGTTTCCGGCCAAGGCGGAGCTCTTCGACCGACTGGCCGAGGTGCACCGCCCGTCGACCCTGTTCATCGGGTGTTCGGACGCCCGCGTGGTGCCGGAACTGATCACCCAGAGCGAGCCGGGCGAGCTGTTCGTCGTCCGCACCGCAGGCAATCTCGTCCCCGCCCACGCACCGGGCGTGGACGGGGTGGCGGCCAGTATCGAATACGCCGTCGCCGTGCTCGGCATCACGGACATCGTCGTGTGCGGGCACTCCGGCTGCGGCGCGATGACCGCCCTGGCCGAGGGCGCCGACCTGAGCGGCGCCGCCTCCGTCGCGGGCTGGCTGCGCCACGCGGACGCCTCGGTGGCCCGTACGGCGGGCGGCGCGGGCCCCGAACGGTTGTCCGCGCTGGTGCGCGAGAACGTCCGCGCCCAGCTCGCGAATCTGGCCACCCACCCCTCGGTCGCCCGCGCGCGGGCCGCGGGAACCCTCACCCTGCACGGCTGGGTCTACGACATCCGCTCCGGGGGCGTCACGGAGGTCGGCCCCACCGCGGCCGCCTGA
- the cynS gene encoding cyanase, producing the protein MLHAQFDPTARQALAVTAVDAKTRKDLSWQQLADAAGLSVAFVTAALLGQHALPEPAAKAVAELLDLDEDAVRLLQTIPTRGSIPGGIPTDPTIYRFHEMLQVYGTTLKALVHERFGDGIISAINFKLDVRKVADPEGGERAVITLDGKYLPTRPF; encoded by the coding sequence ATGCTGCACGCCCAGTTCGACCCCACCGCCCGCCAGGCCCTGGCCGTCACCGCCGTCGACGCCAAGACCCGCAAGGACCTCTCCTGGCAGCAGCTCGCCGACGCGGCCGGCCTTTCGGTCGCCTTCGTCACCGCCGCCCTGCTGGGTCAGCACGCCCTGCCCGAGCCCGCCGCGAAGGCCGTCGCCGAGCTCCTGGACCTGGACGAGGACGCGGTACGCCTCCTGCAGACGATCCCCACCCGCGGATCCATCCCGGGCGGCATCCCGACCGATCCGACGATCTACCGCTTCCACGAGATGCTTCAGGTCTACGGGACCACCCTGAAGGCACTGGTCCACGAGCGGTTCGGGGACGGCATCATCAGCGCGATCAACTTCAAGCTGGACGTCAGGAAGGTCGCCGACCCCGAGGGCGGTGAGCGCGCCGTCATCACCCTGGACGGCAAGTACCTCCCGACGCGCCCCTTCTGA
- a CDS encoding tryptophan 2,3-dioxygenase family protein produces MNAEFAEVDRWAASGHVHGALDGLHLARTVTDEVRRTGKHFLPQPLLHRLGDIQHRHAVDRRPLLQAFLDCMLDKHEGRYWNRTYLSLPLLELLLEASDDPEGVPDPNRMATLLIADVIRFETRTAALSRESEGAVDRDPPDPVTLRKRLRHALRFVADDVGGADAEDLWSRADHVPDSRWAEVADRLPRPTGTEAAHWFDVTVQPVYVLHDEYFFIRALQAHEMIFTAIAAEVRAAIGALRDGRLEAAADHVDRAAGLFDRASALFRMVATMRPGHFSAFREFTQGASAIQSEQYKRFEILCGLPTAPRLRSEAFTHVPSVRAEAEGEGHDTVVRAYLDLRRSVGFTEAEWNRFRSALGGLEDRHQRWKSTHRSLAARMLGDAHGSGYTAGVPYLAECLDNRLFWQLGEQRGAGCPMGATGTGG; encoded by the coding sequence ATGAACGCGGAATTCGCAGAGGTGGACCGCTGGGCGGCCTCCGGGCACGTGCACGGCGCGCTGGACGGCCTCCACCTGGCCCGCACCGTCACGGACGAGGTACGGCGCACCGGAAAGCACTTCCTTCCGCAGCCCCTCCTCCACCGGCTAGGCGACATCCAGCACCGCCATGCCGTGGACCGGCGGCCCCTTCTCCAGGCCTTCCTCGATTGCATGCTCGACAAGCACGAGGGGCGCTACTGGAACCGGACCTACCTGTCCCTGCCGCTGCTGGAGCTCCTCCTGGAGGCATCGGACGATCCGGAGGGCGTGCCGGATCCGAACCGGATGGCCACGCTGCTCATAGCCGACGTCATACGCTTCGAGACCCGGACGGCAGCCCTGTCCCGGGAGTCCGAGGGGGCCGTGGACCGGGACCCGCCGGACCCGGTGACCCTGCGCAAGCGTTTGCGCCACGCCCTGCGGTTCGTCGCGGACGATGTCGGTGGAGCGGACGCGGAGGACCTGTGGTCCCGGGCGGACCACGTGCCGGACTCCCGCTGGGCGGAGGTCGCCGACCGGCTTCCCCGGCCCACGGGCACGGAGGCAGCCCACTGGTTCGACGTGACGGTTCAGCCCGTGTACGTGCTGCACGACGAGTACTTCTTCATCAGGGCCCTCCAAGCCCACGAAATGATCTTCACGGCGATCGCGGCCGAGGTACGGGCGGCGATCGGGGCGCTGCGCGACGGCCGTCTGGAGGCGGCGGCCGACCACGTGGACCGTGCGGCGGGCCTCTTCGACCGCGCCTCCGCGCTGTTCCGGATGGTCGCCACCATGCGACCCGGGCATTTCTCCGCCTTCCGGGAGTTCACCCAGGGCGCCAGCGCCATCCAGTCGGAGCAGTACAAGCGCTTCGAGATCCTGTGCGGTCTTCCGACCGCCCCGCGGCTGCGGTCGGAGGCCTTCACCCACGTTCCCTCCGTACGGGCCGAGGCCGAGGGCGAGGGCCATGACACGGTGGTCCGTGCCTACCTCGACCTCCGCCGCTCGGTTGGTTTCACCGAAGCCGAGTGGAACCGGTTCCGCTCCGCACTCGGCGGGCTGGAGGACAGGCACCAGCGCTGGAAGTCCACCCATCGGAGCCTGGCCGCGCGCATGCTCGGCGACGCGCACGGATCGGGCTACACCGCGGGTGTTCCCTACCTGGCCGAATGCCTGGACAACCGGCTCTTCTGGCAGCTCGGCGAGCAGCGCGGCGCGGGATGCCCGATGGGTGCGACCGGGACGGGCGGGTGA